The following proteins are encoded in a genomic region of Hippopotamus amphibius kiboko isolate mHipAmp2 chromosome 8, mHipAmp2.hap2, whole genome shotgun sequence:
- the KIAA1671 gene encoding uncharacterized protein KIAA1671 homolog isoform X4: MEYYYCPSLLKLLRYLWDQLKQCFSRRTPEAKDTDTLVQEADSQYGTWLDQHQSRESLAPESPSPDSSAASAQKQAPGSRLSSLSSQTETTSAGDQHDCSRDQRSTSVDRSSTDLESTDGTEGPPPPDTCPEKRVDDFSFIDQTSVLDSSALKTRVQLSKKSRRRAPISHSLRRSQVSESGSRSALEEEADSMWMFKDSTEEKSPRKEESDEEEKTPRAERTPISRPQRMPVFPGMDPAALKAQLHKRPEADSPGETPGWAPQPKTPKSPSQPGALGSRVLPSSTEKDERSEEPSPQWLKELKSKKRQSLYENQA; encoded by the exons GATCAGCTGAAGCAGTGTTTCTCCAGACGGACCCCTGAGGCCAAGGACACCGACACCCTCGTGCAGGAAGCCGACAGCCAGTATGGGACGTGGCTGGACCAGCACCAGAGCCGGGAGAG CTTGGCCCCCGAGTCCCCGTCCCCAGACAGCAGTGCCGCGTCGGCTCAGAAGCAGGCCCCTGGCAGCCGCTTGTCCTCGCTGTCCTCCCAAACGGAGACCACCTCAGCCGGGGACCAGCACGACTGCTCCAGGGACCAGCGGAGCACCAGCGTGGACCGATCCAGCACGGACCTGGAATCCACTGATGGGACGGAGGGGCCACCCCCGCCAGACACCTGCCCCGAAAAGAGGGTGGACGACTTCTCCTTTATCGAT CAAACCTCAGTCCTCGACTCAAGTGCCCTAAAGACCCGGGTGCAGCTCAGCAAGAAGAGCCGCCGCCGGGCTCCCATCTCCCACTCCCTCCGGCGCAGCCAAGTCAGTGAGTCGGGGAGCAGGTCTGCTTTGGAGGAGGAGGCCGACAGCATGTGGATGTTCAAGGACTCCACAG AAGAGAAATCCCCCAGGAAGGAGGAGTCAGATGAGGAGGAGAAGACACCCAGAGCTGAGAGGACGCCCATCAGCCGACCCCAGAGGATGCCCGTGTTTCCAGGCATGGACCCGGCAGCACTGAAG GCTCAGCTGCACAAAAGGCCAGAGGCGGACAGTCCCGGCGAGACCCCCGGCTGGGCCCCCCAGCCCAAGACCCCCAAGTCCCCCTCCCAGCCCGGCGCGCTGGGCAGTCGTGTGCTGCCCTCCAGCACGGAGAAGGACGAGAG ATCAGAAGAGCCCTCCCCTCAGTGGCTTAAGGAGCTGAAATCCAAGAAGAGGCAAAGCCTGTATGAGAATCAAGCTTGA